From Patescibacteria group bacterium, a single genomic window includes:
- the mutM gene encoding bifunctional DNA-formamidopyrimidine glycosylase/DNA-(apurinic or apyrimidinic site) lyase, producing the protein MPELPEVETIRRGLAKSVLHKSISGVMVINSQPIRGNKNTFANTLKNQKIEDIGRIGKLLIFKLSGGKYLLIHLKMTGQLIYGKDLPTKYTRVIWNFKDKSKLYFNDMRKFGYLEIVDQKTKDKIVSKYGIEPLAKNFTLPNFKIAIDKRKAPIKAVLLNQQLIAGIGNIYADEICFAAEVMPSRPVHKLREEEIKKLYKSAQKIIKEAILHGGTTFKDYVNAHGAKGTHTDYLQVYKRAGEKCLRCRKGIVTVKRVGGRGTHFCPVCQK; encoded by the coding sequence ATGCCGGAGTTGCCGGAAGTGGAAACAATCAGAAGGGGACTGGCGAAGAGTGTTTTGCATAAAAGCATTTCCGGTGTTATGGTGATAAACAGCCAGCCGATTCGCGGCAACAAAAATACTTTTGCCAATACTTTGAAAAATCAAAAGATAGAAGATATTGGCCGAATCGGCAAACTGTTGATTTTTAAATTATCCGGTGGGAAGTATTTGCTGATTCATTTGAAAATGACCGGCCAGCTGATATATGGAAAAGATCTGCCCACAAAATATACCCGGGTAATCTGGAATTTCAAAGATAAGTCCAAGTTGTATTTTAACGACATGAGAAAGTTCGGATATTTGGAAATTGTTGATCAAAAAACTAAAGACAAGATCGTGAGTAAATACGGCATAGAGCCGCTCGCAAAAAATTTCACCTTGCCGAATTTTAAAATAGCCATTGATAAAAGAAAAGCGCCGATTAAAGCCGTACTGCTTAATCAACAGCTGATCGCCGGCATCGGCAATATCTATGCCGATGAAATTTGTTTTGCAGCCGAGGTAATGCCCAGCCGGCCGGTGCACAAACTCCGTGAAGAAGAAATAAAAAAATTATACAAAAGCGCTCAAAAAATTATAAAGGAAGCCATTCTCCACGGCGGAACCACCTTTAAAGATTATGTAAACGCCCACGGCGCCAAAGGGACCCATACGGACTATTTGCAGGTTTATAAACGCGCCGGAGAAAAATGCTTGCGTTGCCGGAAGGGAATTGTTACAGTAAAAAGAGTCGGGGGCAGAGGAACGCATTTTTGCCCGGTTTGTCAGAAGTAG